From the genome of Oncorhynchus tshawytscha isolate Ot180627B linkage group LG31, Otsh_v2.0, whole genome shotgun sequence, one region includes:
- the LOC112229519 gene encoding otolith matrix protein OMM-64 isoform X1: protein MLSRLLIVPLIFALAGLAISAPVNDGTEADNDERAAPLLVHLKGDKDGGGLTGSPDGVSVGTTDGTDSSKELAGGAVDSSPDTTDTPDASSSDIFPDTNNRDTSVETTGNPDDSDAPDAAEAAGSQDTTDAADASEAVAETIDTYDIPDTDGADDREKVSTEVSTEDLDSAGVDKSPESDSTESPGSDSAESPGSDSTESPGSDSTESPGSDSTESPGSDSTDEVLTDVQADSAGNYEEQHQDVTSDDMDEATETDKDDDKSDDKSDADAATDKDDSDEDKDTELDGKAHAEDTQSEEAADSDSKQGAADSDSDTEDDRPEKDVKNDSDDSKDTTEDDKPDKDDKKNRDSTDNSNDDSNEMIQVPREELEQQEMNLEEGGVIGSQEETVAADMEEGSDVGDQKPGPADSIEEGSPVGRQDLKHPQDSEEAELEANEEEELEKEAKKEEAEEERKLKTIESDSQEDSKDESEAEPDSNSKKDIGTSDAPEPQEDDSEEDTEAQSEDTDDSMMKEPKDSDDAESDKDDKDKNDMDKDDMDKEDMDKDDMDKDDMDKDDMDKDDMDKDDMDKDDMDKDDMDKDDMDKDASDSVDDQSESDAEPGADSHTDVDEIDGEETMTPDSEEIMKSGEMDSVVEATEADILDQPDPQDDMTQGASQAADAAATALAAQS, encoded by the exons ATGTTGTCACG ACTGTTGATTGTTCCTTTGATCTTTGCTTTGGCTGGTCTTGCTATCTCAGCCCCTGTTAATG ATGGAACCGAGGCAGACAATGATG AGAGAGCTGCCCCCTTGCTAGTGCACCTTAAAG GTGACAAAGATGGCGGAGGCCTCACAGGGAGCCCGGATGGAGTCTCCGTAG GGACCACAGATGGGACTGATTCCAGTAAAGAGCTAGCAGGAG GTGCAGTGGATTCCTCACCTGATACAACAGACAccccag ATGCCAGTAGCAGTGATATATTCCCAGACACAAACA ACAGAGATACCAGCGTGGAAACTACAGGCAATCCTGATGACTCTGATGCCCCAG ATGCAGCCGAAGCAGCAGGCAGCCAAGATACAACGGATGCAGCTG ATGCCTCTGAGGCTGTGGCAGAGACCATAGACACTTATGATATACCAG ATACAGATGGTgctgatgacagggagaaggtgTCGACAGAGGTGTCAACAGAGGATTTGG ACTCAGCAGGTGTGGATAAGTCTCCAGAAAGTGACTCCACAGAGTCTCCAGGAAGTGACTCGGCAGAGTCTCCAGGAAGTGACTCCACAGAGTCTCCAGGAAGTGACTCCACAGAGTCTCCAGGAAGTGACTCCACAGAGTCTCCAGGAAGTGACTCCACAG ATGAAGTGCTGACAGACGTGCAAGCTGACTCTGCTGGTAATTATGAAGAACAACATCAAG ATGTGACCAGTGATGACATGGATGAGGCCACAGAGACGGACAAAGATGATGACAAGAGTGACGACAAGAGTGATGCAG ATGCTGCCACAGACAAAGATGACAGTGATGAGGATAAGGACACTGAACTAGATGGTAAGGCCCATGCAGAAGACACACAGTCAGAGGAAGCGGCAGACAGCGACAGCAAACAAGGCGCTGCAGACTCAGACTCTGACACAGAAGATGACAGGCCAGAGAAAGACGTTAAGAACGACTCAGATGACAGCAAGGACACCACCGAAGACGACAAACCAGACAAAGATGATAAGAAAAACAGAGACAGCACAGACAACAGCAATGATGACAGCAATGAGATGATCCAGGTCCCCAGGGAGGAACTAGAGCAGCAGGAAATGaacctggaggagggaggagtgattGGCAGCCAGGAGGAGACTGTAGCAGCAGACATGGAGGAGGGGAGTGATGTGGGGGACCAGAAGCCCGGCCCTGCAGACAGCATCGAGGAGGGAAGCCCTGTAGGGAGGCAAGATTTGAAGCATCCACAGGATTCTGAGGAGGCGGAGCTGGAGgcaaatgaggaggaggagctggagaaggAGGCAAagaaggaggaggcagaggaggagaggaaactaAAAACAATAGAGTCCGACAGTCAGGAGGACAGTAAGGATGAAAGTGAGGCTGAACCAGACTCCAACAGTAAAAAGGACATTGGGACCAGCGATGCCCCTGAACCACAAGAGGATGACAGTGAAGAGGACACTGAAGCCCAGTCAGAGGACACTGATGATAGCATGATGAAGGAGCCCAAAG ATTCTGACGATGCTGAGTCTGACAAAGATGATAAGGACAAAAATGATATGGACAAAGATGATATGGACAAAGAAGATATGGACAAGGATGATATGGACAAAGATGATATGGACAAAGATGATATGGACAAAGATGATATGGACAAAGATGATATGGACAAGGATGATATGGACAAGGATGATATGGACAAGGATGATATGGACAAGGATGCCTCTG ACTCAGTGGATGACCAATCTGAATCGGATGCAGAGCCAGGCGCAGATTCACACACAG ATGTCGATGAGATAGATGGGGAAGAAACAATGACTCCAGATTCAGAAG AGATAATGAAGTCTGGTGAGATGGACTCGGTTGTCGAGGCAACTGAAG CTGACATTCTGGACCAACCAGACCCACAGGATGACATGACACAGGGCGCCTCGCAGG CCGCTGATGCTGCTGCCACCGCCCTGGCAGCCCAGTCTTAG